Genomic window (Streptomyces sp. RerS4):
CCGGTACCTCCCACGCCTGTTCGAGGCATCAGCGTACGCCCGCGTACGCGCCGGGGAGGGGGAGAGGTCGGGAAAGATCGGAATGTTTTCCGGTTTTCGCCATTCCGACGAAGGAGTGGCCGGTTGCGGCGGCGGTGTCGCCATGGCGTCGGGGCCGGGTGAGCCGCCCGGCGGCGACCGCCGTGCCCGCCCGGCAGGGGCCGGGCGGGCACGGTGGCGGGCCGGGTCAGCGGTCGAACGTGCCCCCGCCGGCGTTCAGGACGAACCTGCGCCACCCGGCCGGCGCGAACACCAGCGGCGCGCCGTCGGGGCGTTCGCCGTTGCGCATCGCGATGAACCCTTCCACGAAGGCGATCTGGACGTCGCCCACCCCTCCACTGCCCGACCGCCAGTCCGCCCCGCTGAGATCGAGCTCGCGCCTGCTCCAGGCGGCGAAGGGTCGTGAAACCATGCTCTCGGCCACGTGCGTGCTCCTCCCGGTACGTCGTCCGGGGGCCCAGGGTAGCCATCGCAGCGCGTGCCGGACAGGCCACGGTGCGTCACGCCTGTCGGGCGCGAGTGACGCTCGTGTTCAGGAGGTCGGCGGCTCGGCCCCGACCAGCCACATCGAGAAGAACTGCGCGCCGCCGCCGTACGCGTGCCCCATCGCCCGGCGGGCGTTCGGGACCTGGTGTTCCCCGGCCCGGCCGCGTACCTGGAGGGCCGCCTCCGCGAAGCGGATCATGCCGGAGGCGCCGATCGGGTTGGTGGACAGGACGCCCCCTGACGGGTTCACGGGCAGGTCGCCGTCGAGTTCGGTGACCCCGGCCTCGGTGAGTTTCCAGCCCTCGCCCTCCTCGGCGAAGCCGAGGTTCTCCAGCCACATCGGCTCGTACCAGGAGAAGGGGACGTACATCTCGACGGCGTCGATCTCGCGGCGCGGGTCGGTGATACCGGCCTGCCGGTACACGTCCGCCGCACAGTCCTTGCCCGCCTGCGGGGAGACGAAGTCCTTGCCCGCGAAGAGCGTCGGTTCGCTGCGCATCGCCCCGCCGTGCAGCCACGCCGGGGCCTTGGGCGCGCGGGCGGCGCCCGCCCGGTCGGTGAGGACCATGGCGCAGGCCCCGTCGGAGGAGGGGCAGGTCTCGGAGTAGCGGATCGGGTCCCACAGCATGGGCGAGGCCTGGACCTTCTCCAGGGTGATGTCGTGCTCGTGGAGGTGCGCGTAGGGGTTCTTCAGCGCGTTGCGGCGGTCCTTGTAGGCGACGAGCGAGCCGACGGTGTCGGGTGCTCCGGTGCGTCGCATGTACGCGCGCACGTGCGGGGCGAAGAACCCGCCGGCGCCCGCCAGCAGCGGCTGTTGGAAGGGGACGGGCAGGGACAGGCCCCACATGGCGTTGGACTCGGACTGCTTCTCGAAGGCGAGGGTGAGCACGGTGCGGTGGACGCGGGCGGCGACGAGACCGGAGGCGACGAGCGCCGTGGACCCGCCGACCGAACCGGCCGTGTGCACGCGCAGCATGGGCTTGCCGACGGCTCCCAGGGCGTCGGCCAGGTACAGCTCCGGCATCATCACGCCCTCGAAGAAGTCGGGGGCCTTGCCGATCACGACGGCGTCGATGTCCGCCCAGGTCAGTTCGGCGTCGGCGAGGGCGCGGACGGCCGCCTCGCGAACCAGGCCCGCGATCGAGACGTCGTGGCGGGCGGCGACGTGTTTGGTCTGGCCGACGCCGACGACGGCGACGGGCTCCTTGCCCGAGGTGCTCATGCTCGGTCCCCTTCCAGGACGGCGACCAGGTTCTGCTGGAGGCAGGGGCCGGAGGTCGCGTGGGCGACGGCCCGGTCGGAGGCGCCCCGGTGGATGCGGGCGGCGGCCTCGCCGATGCGGATCAGACCGGCGGCCATCATCGGGTTGGCGGCGAGGGCCCCGCCGGACGGGTTGACGGTGACCTCGTCGCCGAGGCCGAGGGCCTTGCGGAGCACGACCTCCTGGGAGGAGAACGGCGCGTGCAGCTCGGCCGTGTCCACCGGGGCGTCGAAGAACCCGGCCCGCTCGGCGGCGAGCCGGGTGGAGGGGGAGTCGGTGAGGTCGCGCAGGCCCAGGCCGTGCGCCTCGATGCGGTGGTCGATGCCGGTGATCCAGGCGGGCCGCTCGCACAGCCGCCGCGCGCTGTCGCCGGCGGCCAGGATCACCGCCGCCGCGCCGTCGCCGACGGGCGGGCAGTCGCCCGTACGCAGCGGGGCCACCTGGTAGTCGCCTTGCGCTACGGAGCCCCGCAGTTGGGCGTGCGGGTTGTGCCGGGCGGCGGCCCGGCTGCGGGCTCCCACGGCGGCCAGCGCGGCCTCGTCGGTCTGTCCGGCGTCGATGAGCGCCCGCGCCTGGAGGGCGGCGAGGGCCACCGAGTCGGGCCACAGGGGGGCGAGGTAGTACGGGTCGAGCTGGCGGGTGAGGACGTCGCGGACGGAGCCCGGGGAGGACTTCCCGTAGGCGTAGACGAGCGCGGTGTCGGCCTCGCCGGTCTGGATCTTGACCCAGGCCTCGTAGAGCGCCCAGGCGCCGTCCATCTCGACGTGGGACTCGGAGATCGGCGGCCAGGCGCCGACGCCGTCGAGGGTCATGGTGAAGGAGAAGGCCCGGCCGGCGAGGTAGTCGCTGGAGCCGGAGCAGGTGAAGCCGATCTCGCCGGCCTTCAGACCGGTGGCGGCCAGGACCTCGTGCAGGACCGGCATGACCATCTCGACTTCGCTGAGTTCGTCGGTGCGGCGCAGGTGGTCGCTCTGCGCGAACGCGACGACGGCCACGTCGCGGGCGTACCTGCTCGTCGTGGGCATCAGATGAGCTCCTTGTACGCGTCGTAGTCGGCGTCCGGCTCGCCGGTGGGCCGGTAGTGGTCGGGGTGGCGGCCGCCGTCGGTCCAGACCGGTTCGACGCGCAGGCCCATGCGGACCTGGTCGTACGGGATGCCGCCGATCCGGCCGTGGAGGGCGAGGTCGGCGCCGTCGAGGGCGATGTGGGCGTAGACGTAGGGGACCTCGATGTCGAGGTTCTTCGCTTTGATGTTGACGATGCAGAACGTGGTGACCGTCCCGGCGGGGCCGACCTCGACCTGGTCGGTGGTGGCGACGCCGCAGGTGGGGCAGGCGCCGCGCGGGGGGACGTACACCTTGTGGCAGGAGGGACAGCGCTCGCCGACGGTGCGGCGCTCGGCGAGGGCGTTGATGTAGGCGGTCTGGGCCCGGCCGGGGCTGTAGGTGTAGTCGAGGCGGGCCTCGGCGACGATGCCGGTGACGGGGTCGGCGAAGGTGCCGGAGTGGGGGACGGGGGCCGCTGCGGGGTCGGCGGAGCCGGTCGGGTCGGT
Coding sequences:
- a CDS encoding DUF397 domain-containing protein — encoded protein: MAESMVSRPFAAWSRRELDLSGADWRSGSGGVGDVQIAFVEGFIAMRNGERPDGAPLVFAPAGWRRFVLNAGGGTFDR
- a CDS encoding thiolase domain-containing protein, which produces MSTSGKEPVAVVGVGQTKHVAARHDVSIAGLVREAAVRALADAELTWADIDAVVIGKAPDFFEGVMMPELYLADALGAVGKPMLRVHTAGSVGGSTALVASGLVAARVHRTVLTLAFEKQSESNAMWGLSLPVPFQQPLLAGAGGFFAPHVRAYMRRTGAPDTVGSLVAYKDRRNALKNPYAHLHEHDITLEKVQASPMLWDPIRYSETCPSSDGACAMVLTDRAGAARAPKAPAWLHGGAMRSEPTLFAGKDFVSPQAGKDCAADVYRQAGITDPRREIDAVEMYVPFSWYEPMWLENLGFAEEGEGWKLTEAGVTELDGDLPVNPSGGVLSTNPIGASGMIRFAEAALQVRGRAGEHQVPNARRAMGHAYGGGAQFFSMWLVGAEPPTS
- a CDS encoding thiolase domain-containing protein, producing MPTTSRYARDVAVVAFAQSDHLRRTDELSEVEMVMPVLHEVLAATGLKAGEIGFTCSGSSDYLAGRAFSFTMTLDGVGAWPPISESHVEMDGAWALYEAWVKIQTGEADTALVYAYGKSSPGSVRDVLTRQLDPYYLAPLWPDSVALAALQARALIDAGQTDEAALAAVGARSRAAARHNPHAQLRGSVAQGDYQVAPLRTGDCPPVGDGAAAVILAAGDSARRLCERPAWITGIDHRIEAHGLGLRDLTDSPSTRLAAERAGFFDAPVDTAELHAPFSSQEVVLRKALGLGDEVTVNPSGGALAANPMMAAGLIRIGEAAARIHRGASDRAVAHATSGPCLQQNLVAVLEGDRA
- a CDS encoding OB-fold nucleic acid binding domain-containing protein, producing MTAAASPPEVLRAPLVVEFPFTRSLGPVQSAFLSGLRDRVVLGVTTSAGTVMVPPVEYDPVTAEELRELVEVAPTGTVTTWAWNGSPRPHQPLGTPFAWVLVRLDGADTAILHALDAPGPEAVTTGMRVRIRWAAERVGAITDIACFEPADDRTDPTDPTDPTGSADPAAAPVPHSGTFADPVTGIVAEARLDYTYSPGRAQTAYINALAERRTVGERCPSCHKVYVPPRGACPTCGVATTDQVEVGPAGTVTTFCIVNIKAKNLDIEVPYVYAHIALDGADLALHGRIGGIPYDQVRMGLRVEPVWTDGGRHPDHYRPTGEPDADYDAYKELI